AGAGGACGACATCTTGTGCTGTGATGGTGTGATGTGCTGTGCTATTCTCAATGGAAACGAAGGAGTGCtatatagaaagaaagaaaggtaTAAGGTCATCCACAGTGCTGTcactaaaccgtcccttaaattactattcgcggctccactgtacttttttactccatcccttaactaagggacggaacctgcaaccctccgccCCTTAAccattcattcaatttcattttttatttttatttccaaccaaattcaattaaaaaaacacacttcattaaaaataaaataaaattaacataaaataaaaatacaacttaaaattcaaaaaaataaaaaaagtcataattaaaatcctaaaaaaataaaaatgacataatttaaaatacaatgtttatagaaaataaaaaaagctactccgccggcgaatcatcccccgaaggcggtggaggtgcactgaagccgtgaggaggtGGAATgacaagttgtgctgccataaacgtAATTCCGTTAAGCCAGGCTTGGTATTGAGCGGGCGTCATgtgggaagtgtccgccattgtggcggtcatgtacatggccataaaGGAGTTGGGGGATCCCCCGAgcccgactggcttgattcggctcggcccctcctccctctagccgccttcgccgtaTTTCTCCcgtgcggccgacggcgcccacgggaggaccccccggcatcatctgccggggtctcaacctcctgcgaggcaaattcttgtggcccgctgcctgaaccgccctcaccagacgagtattggccactcgccgtgtgcttcgtgcgcttcgaggtcgagcccgtgctggaccgcacaccgccggccacctttcctcgtccttgacgacctcccaaacatcgacatatttgaatgtcggctcccgtggctccgctttggtaatgagccgcttcattcttgtggatggcgcagaatcgtttgacctctctgtcgactcggtcaaagtgagctcggagcatcttatatgtgcggtgACGGGACCCCTTaggcttaatctggtggtaggcctcggtgaccttttcctagaagcacttccggggttgttgattcccgacgatgggatcgtacaagacgttgatccaggcgttgtacatcGCCatcgtttctttggggccgtacggatgtcggccttgatcctcctcctccgccctggagcttccaccgcctcgcccttcttccggagtgggttcaacggaataatcctcctgaatctgggataatcccggCGAATACCACGAGGCGGAGGGACTGGcatatgcatccacgtcaaaattgggtggttggtaccctctggcgtcgacgaaccggaaccacccaatgtgttgtacatgctctcccagtcgccgaacgcgttgagatcccaccctccgGAGCTGCCACCGtcggagtttccgtcgccggacattttgtgatgagatgctagatgaaaattggagatgaaatgaagatgatttggaaagaatagatgtgtagttgtgtgtgaaatgaggatgaattaggagtatttatagagtaaaaaataaaaaaataaaaaataatggaaaacggctataaacggtaatattaccgttttccactttttaattttttttaaattagaatttttttaaaaatgatttattgcatcagcgtgacgatgcccactcgcgggccggcgagtgggcttcacgcatGGCGCCGTGGCGCGCCCCggcgcctcggcgcgtggcgagacgtctcgccattcgTCACGCCGTGACAGAACACGGAAGGCTGGGGACGGGCTGGagacgagacggggcgccgcaacgcgtcacgccgccgtctcgttCCTTCGTGACGGAATAtaggccacccgcgtgacgcgttgcgtgTGGCCTAATGGACTAATGAATAGGTTTATCCGGTGTGTAATAGTAGTGATCAACTCATGTGATCTCGCCCAATTTTCTAACCAATATCGACACATCTTTTCCAATCCATATtgactttcatttttttagaaaGATACACACACATTCACGCCTTTCCTCTTTAAGACTTTATCATTCAGAGAGTGAagcatattatttttttatatagtttgtttttttatattaaatggtGTAAAAGTAATGTagtatagaaaataaaatagtgagAGTCGAACATTTTTATTGTAGAACGTGATTTTATGTAGTTTGCTTTTTATATTAAATGGTGACAAAGTAAAATACTACAGAAAATACAATAAAGAGGGTGATATTTTCAAATGTGTTACATTCTTTTCATTTCGAATGGAATGAAATGAGTACATTATACAATATTGAATTATATTCTTATGGAAACTATAATTTTTCTATCTCTTAAAAATAGAGACTTTTAAGTATGACATGaagtttaatataaaataacaaaaacatgattattttgGAAGGACGGATATTTTAAGGATATCAAATAGTGATCTAGCCTTTTGGGATAGTGATAGTTATAAACAAATGaaatttctttaaaaaaaaacaactgaAATATTTGAGGTGTTTTGAGTTGTTAACAATCATAACTACCACACAATTCTCTCGTAGTATTTCCTTCTATATACTCAATTCGTGAGAAAGAGACATGTAAATATTGCATTCGTTCATAAAAGTAGACTTGTTTGTGAACATTATACATATGTTCAGGGCCGTCCCGACAAAATCAGAGGCCATgtgcaaaaatctaaaattgaggcctaccactatagaaaaaaaagacaatgcattttaaagctatatgataattaaagaaaaaaagacaatgcattttaaagaaatatactatagaaaaaaagacaaattgATGCGTTTGCGCTGCTCCCAATTGCAATGGCCGACGATGGCAGGCGCTGCAGAAGCGATCAACGATGGCTCTGGTGAGCTGGTCCCTGTTGCGGCGTTTGTCGATGAGGAACACCGAACACGAACAGGCGGCTCCCAGGTCTACGATCGGGAAAAGAAACCGATCAGAATTGGAGTCACGGTGCTAGAAAAAGGCCTGGGCGTTGCTATACAAGAGAAATAGCTTTGTTGGGctgaaaaaataggaatacatGTATATGGGCTGAAATATTTCAGAGGCCCCTGAAAATTGGGGGCCCTGTGCGATCGCACAGGCCGCACGGGCCAAGGGACGGGCCTGCATATGTTTTACTGCAAAACTAGTGAAGTAAGAAAGAGATATAGATAAAAAGTGATTGGAGTGTTGTTGTTGGAAAATAAGACTCACCTTATACAAAAAGAGAATTTAATAAGATAGGAACTAATTTATGAAAAAGgctcaaaatagaaaaacaagattatttttatggacggaTATAGTATTTACGAATTTTATTGTGGAATTATGAATTATATTACGAACTAATTGTCATTTAGTGTAGGTCATATCATGAATAAACCtgaattttatgtaatttgttTTAGCCTTTTAGGAATCGTCCATATGATAAACCTGAATTTTATGCATATTTTTTCGGGTTACGCTTTTTTATCGAATATCATAAGTATACTCTTGTCTATATAATCCTATTaattgattgtttaattaatttgtcAAGTTTTGATAGAAAAAGTGCATAAAAAGAGGCTAAGAAAGAAAATACATACTACAATGTGGAGCGGAAACTAGAAGTTACCATTAACGATACACGGAACGGAATCCTGAGTTTTGAGGAATTGTCCATCTAATTGATTAATTTATATTACAAATTTGTACTCCATTAATTACCTCTTTGTAGTTGTGATACgtttagtatttaattatttagttgcattatttagttagataatttagggattgcatatctttttcatatcttggttgtcttgctcattaagttagtattagtattataaatagggctattgttattctcttcaatgaatgaatgaatatatgaatttacgtctttttctattttattttatgcacTTTGTTTAAGCTTGAGTTGTCGACGGGATTCCGCCTCCCGGGACTTCTCTTTTATCTCTTTTATAGTCTCCTGCATCTTGATAAGGCAATTACTCTTATCAAGTTGTGAATGAGACATAGTAGAGATTTTCATTTCGTGATTTTCATTACATTAATGTGGTTTCGTGCATCCTAGTTTGATTAGAATACAACAATGTTGGAACCATAACTGGGTCAAGGTCACGTGATTTGCACGATCACGTGAGTCGTCGATCAATATTTGTTAAAGGTTCCTCTGACCCTGAAGTTCGATGGAGAAAGTACGTGGCCGTGAACGAGGAGAGACGGTCATCAGCTCGAGCTTCTCGACCACAAGTGAAAGTTAAATCGAGGTGCGTCCACGATATTTGGAGATTGCAAAAAGCATTGTGAGAATAAAACACCACCGACGCAACATCtactacaacaaaaaaaactgTTAAGGACATTTTTTGTGTGTAATTAAGGAtgctaatttgtgtttctaaatatacAACCAACTCTTCAAAAAATATCCTTATTGTtggtgtcccaactaaaattagagatTGTTAATGAAAGCGTCctaaaaaagcaaaagattGAGTTAGTTTGTACTTAATTTAAGAATGCTTTCGTTGGAGTCctaaattgtaattttttaaaaattttacaaTAAGTGATTGCATCTTGATTTTTTAGGGTTTAaagatagtagtagtacttaattTTTTGTGGAGCTCCATCACTTTAACGAGCTTAATACAGTTATAGACAGAAAAAACTGCAACGCCCCAACAAGAAAATGGTGCACAAAAATGTATCACATTGGATTGAATTTAGGAAAAAATTATTTTGTGGGATATTAGCTccagtgttttaaaaaccgaaccgaactggCCGGTTCGACCGCGAACCGGTAAGCAATCCGGTCCGGTCAGCCTTAAAAACCACCTGTACATTCTGTCGCTTTGAACCAGTTGACTCGGCGGTTAGACCAGTAATCGGAAACCGGTTCTTTATGTCTCTTCATAAAAATCATTCAAATTTGTAGTGTCCAAGGATTGAACAAAGACCTCTTGGGAGGTTAGGAAGACCtataccactccaccacatggaTTTGAGTGGTATTCATTGAAGAGTAATGATTCATATATGTATTaactatgaaaattttcatatacactaataaaaaattcatattataattaataattataaattacaatatATTTACTCGTATCATCCATTTAGTTATACTTTATCATTcactaaattaattatttttatgtaaaATTAATCATAAATAAGTTAATATACATCTTTTTTCTCTTTAGATAGATACGTATGAATATCATTTTTTATGAGATGAATTGAAATTTCTATTTAAACATTAAGACATGTaacatacataaaataataaaaaaaatatttaacctATGCAATTTAAAATTATGTCGTGTAACTATAATATCAGAAAGAGAAATGACGATATCTCACCGAATCTGAagttgaaaatttataaaatacaaCATAAATGATGATACTCATATATTAAGCGAGAAGCTTTttgatatatattattaattacattttattgttttataaatattagttttcataatttatatttgaatATATGCTATAATATTGCTTCACTACAAGtatattaagaaataatatgaACTTTATTTGTTCTGTATCCACAGTGGATAAGGGAATTGTACATGATCTGGTCAATTGACCTATCTCTATTACAAGAAAGGAAAGAATCAATTGAAGATGAATATCAATTTCTAGAGTCAAAAGATATCGGAAAAATATCATGAATAAGTTATGCAGAGCAACAGTACTTCTATACGAAAAAGTATTCAATTCAATACGTACAACACAAAATACCGTTCATCATTTTTTACTCTCTTATTATTAATGACTAATATATCATTCTCAACTATTTCAACATTAAATCGGTTGTTGTGCTTAGTTATGTAATGTATCTTTAATATACTAACTAATTTTCAatgttttcttgtttttctccataattttatttttgaatataaatatatgaactttAAACATTTTTAATTTAACCCCGACAAGCAATTCCGGTCAAATTTCAGTTGATGTGAAGTACACTTGTCAATTACCATCTACGTGGCGGCGAAAGATGACAATAAATCTAAATTTTCTATGATTTTCCTCCTAAACTTACATATTTCTAacttaaatacataaactacgAATTTTTCTGATTTTCCACCTAATGAACAAtttcaatcaaaataaaattattttgtgatttaatCTAAATTTATCCTTttctaaattataattttttattgttgtggacaataaatcttttttaaaTTATCTTGAAATATGTCTAATGTCTTGAAAAAATAACAAACTTTAAGAGATGTAGGAAATTGAGATATTAGTGAGTTTTATCTTTCAAATTGCATTGGATTAGAATGATAATTGTTTTCATCTTTATATACGCTTTATTTTTGTGATTTAACATTatgtgtagttttttttatttatttaaatgatGTGTTCTTATAGAAATTAAtgaattactattatttaaaaaaaattcattccctttatattttaatatataaatgtatacTCATACCTGAATTTTAAAAGTGTTGGGtgttaaataatttttgaaaaatctatcactagggggaaaataagaaaattcTACAAGTTTGGGGGAGGATGATAAAATCTCAAAGTTTGGAggaaattttagaaattttgaaagtttcatgTATTACTTTTTTCTATTCAGAAAACATCGTTTGACTACTCATTGTTTTTTGCCATATGGCCCATTCGGCAAACAAGTCAACTTCaatttatagaaaaattaattatttattactccctccgtcccgcactactcgcacatttccttttggatacggagattaaggaatgagtgatagacaaagtcaacaattacggctgtaggtataaattgttactaaaaatggaaagagtgcaaataacttgggacgcccagaaaggaaataagtgcaagtagtgcgggacggagggagtataatttttaaattgttgacaggataataaaatttcataaatattgtagtttaaaaaaaattatattgacTCTATTCATGAAACATAAATTTGGAAGTGAATGACACAAGTtctaatgcaaaattagtaaaataagagacgAATAAAGATAAAAGTGATTGATATGTTGTTAGTAAAGATAAATTTCCCTTCATTAAGGATAAAATTTTACCACTTTTGTAAACAGAGATAGTATGAAATTGGTGATTCATAaactaaaaaatgaataaaaaagtgGTGAAATGGTGGGGTTGCACTGCTAGGCCAATATGATATCAGTACCTTTGATCTAACATACCCTCCTAAACATACAAGCTTACTGTTTATAGTATTTGTAATAGTATCACTTTCTCCACAAAATAGAGGCAAACATAAAAACCTAACACTACACACAGCAGATAAAGATCTGGACTTGAAGAATGATGGCATCACAATTCACATCCTCTACTTCCATTCCACTCATCATACTAATTCCATAAGAGCTTCAAccaaagaaaattaaaaagatTGTTCAAGGAGTCACTAATCTAAAGAGGCATCCAAGAAATCTCAACACACAAgggattgataaaaataaaagacaGTCATAATCTGGAAAGCTTTAACTCAACCATGATCCCAAACCATTCACCATTTCACCAAAAACAATTAGAATTAATGTCAAAAGCTTTATTCAGTCCAAAATTCCTAACAAGCAAGACTAAAGGCAGTCCAACTTCTGAACCAACATGAAATGTAGTAACAAGTAAAACACCTCCTCATGCAATTCTACTCCTTCTTCTCAGCTCCTTCGATCTTTGGCTTCTTCGCTGTCGCCTGCGAATACAAGAACGTCCCGAAAATGGCAATGGCGGATCCGAGAGCATTCAGAGGCCGGACCGGATTCCTGAACACCAAGACACTAGCTATGATCACCACAACTCTCTTCATTGTGTTGCCAACAGAGAAGGTGAGGGGGCTAATGTCATCGAGGGCCTCATACGAGGACTGGTTATAGAGGTGATAGAATATCCCAGATACCAACACCCAAAGGTAAAAGGTTGATGGATTAACGCTTGCAACGGCCTTATGATACCCGGCAACCCATTGGGAGCCTTCCACAAACACTGCCACCGGAAACAGATAAAACAGAGAGAGTATTGTGATCCAACCATACAGATTCAACCCATTCACCTCTTTAAAACGATGCAAGCTCTTCTTAGAGTAAACATTACGAAGCACAAACCCTACATTGCTAATCATAGCACCCCACAGCCCCCCAAAATTGAAGGAAACCTCAGTCACAGCAGCTAATGAGCAACCAAACACAATAGGGAGGATCGAGAGCCACACTTTCAACGGGTACGAATCACCAATCAACGACGAAAACACAACCGTGAAAACAGGCTCAGCAGATTTAATGACATGAGTGAATGAGACAGCAACTTTAGAGAATGAAACACAAGCTGAAATGTGGCCTACAGTGTGGAAAAGTGCAGGTCCAAGAAGAGCTATAATGAAAGATTTATCTATTTTCGGGCATGGCTGCAGCTTAGAGGACCAGAGCATTAGCATCCAAACAGAGCCGCAAAATAGCTGAAACGATGCGAGAAGCCATGGATACGGGAAGATATTCAAAACCTTCTTGTTGTAAATATTGAaaacaatattttgaaaataccACAGCCCGAAGACAATCGCTAGCTTCTTGTTCATGCCGGACTTCGGGGCTCCGATTTCTCCATCCGGGCTCGATTCTTGCGGGGCTCCAGATGCTGCTGCCCCGACCTTCTGAGATGGGAATCTTGAAAATCCCAAAGGGAGCACCCGAAACCTCCCAAAATCCGATCTTGATTCGGGGATCCGGAAAATGGGGGCGGCGGGAGAGAATCCATTAACCTGATTTCTGACTGATTGAGCTCTGTTTCGATCCAGAAGGGATCCGTTAATGCGGTGTCTGTTGCTGGGTTTTGAGAGAATGACATTTGAGGGCGGAAGAAGGTTTAAAGATAGCATTTTTACTGCAGATTTTTCGACAAATGGAGTTGGGGAGAAACTGGGGAGGATAGGTTTAAGAGTAGAAAAACTTGAATATGAAGGAGGGGCGCAGCGCAGCGCAGCTACCCCCAATATTAAAGTAGCAGGGTTTAGGTTCGGCGCATATGCTTAagggaaaaataattaaattttcttttctgtAATGACAGGATGGATCTTGATTCGATTCGTTTAAACTTTAAATAAATCGTACGTGTCTAAACCAAAATAGTGAAGAAGAGCGCTAGTGGGCGATTGTTAAGATGCTCCTGCTCTTAACGGGAATATCCTGACCAATTCCACCAAGTAACACTCGTTCCGGCGTCTTCAACAAGAAGATCGGCGGCTGAAACAAAATCTGGCGCGAAGATTCACTCTTCGTCGGCAGAATACAAAGGTTCAAAGTATTACGCAATTTCTTGGGCAAAATAATATTCTTCATTCATAAGATTTTCGGAACAATGAagagccctatttataatctatggaccctagggttggttcgacctatcctaactacatcgggaaagaaccaacaaagaaaacccgacggaaaataataaaaacgtTAATTACATAATGACTAactaattaccaaaaataattaaataacaaaaataattaaatgaccAAAAGACTCTAACTAATTAAAGGAATCGGTTGGGAGGTTTCAACCGATCCCTTGGCCTCAAGCTCCTGCTCGGCTCCGCGTCTCTCTCTGCTCTCTCCTCGTTCTCGGCTGGTGCTCGCTCCTCGTCCTCGGCTCTCTCCTCGTTCTCGGCCTCGTTCTCGGCTGGTGCTCGCTCCTCGTCCTCGGCTCGCTCCTCGTTCTCGGATGGTGCTCGCTCCTCGTCCTCGGCTGGCGCTTCCGTCAACTGCTCGGCAGCCGTTTCCCCTGCTACACTCACGTCCAATGGGGTTGGTGTGGATGCAttcgtaacaac
This genomic interval from Salvia splendens isolate huo1 chromosome 13, SspV2, whole genome shotgun sequence contains the following:
- the LOC121762559 gene encoding xylulose 5-phosphate/phosphate translocator, chloroplastic-like, whose amino-acid sequence is MLSLNLLPPSNVILSKPSNRHRINGSLLDRNRAQSVRNQVNGFSPAAPIFRIPESRSDFGRFRVLPLGFSRFPSQKVGAAASGAPQESSPDGEIGAPKSGMNKKLAIVFGLWYFQNIVFNIYNKKVLNIFPYPWLLASFQLFCGSVWMLMLWSSKLQPCPKIDKSFIIALLGPALFHTVGHISACVSFSKVAVSFTHVIKSAEPVFTVVFSSLIGDSYPLKVWLSILPIVFGCSLAAVTEVSFNFGGLWGAMISNVGFVLRNVYSKKSLHRFKEVNGLNLYGWITILSLFYLFPVAVFVEGSQWVAGYHKAVASVNPSTFYLWVLVSGIFYHLYNQSSYEALDDISPLTFSVGNTMKRVVVIIASVLVFRNPVRPLNALGSAIAIFGTFLYSQATAKKPKIEGAEKKE